The following are from one region of the Staphylococcus schleiferi genome:
- the pnpS gene encoding two-component system histidine kinase PnpS, whose protein sequence is MIKFYHKLLIILTTITVVSFLLLGFIVHNSIYSKSVEYEKKSLIKEAKQIITLNKENNPQRIQELARIYDTNMLIIEKGQRTEFKTNHDKIDSQKEKQVLQQLKSDNNAYELDAKTKKYWFGYRKDDTTLLINGTFDMVYELQLQFWKYLILVGMLIIALLFFTVRYINRTYIQPINEVSYAASLLTDGNYRVRVPESSVKEMRELYVTINVLARRLEQLNSDQKIQRNRLVTTLENIPSAVLMIDKSGKIVVANQTYYTIFNESHNVENQDYEKYLHPTLKKLVVEGFRTEKAVYKQVEILINHIHQKFFDTSCVPILSRTKKHLQGMVIVLHDITQLKKLENLRRDFVANVSHELKTPITSMKGFTETLIEGAKNDEASLDMFLNIILKESNRIQSLVEDLLDLSKIEQNTTIEKHRIDLSEVAKSSFSVIEHIANEKSIRLVDEIEPHIFAMADEGKISQVIVNLMTNAVNYSPEDSTVRLLVYQDDMHPVIEVIDQGIGIGEEEKYRIFERFYRVDKARSRESGGTGLGLSITKHIVESYQGSIEVESELGKGSKFKVVLPE, encoded by the coding sequence ATGATAAAATTTTATCACAAGCTTTTAATTATACTTACAACAATCACTGTTGTAAGTTTTCTTTTATTAGGATTTATCGTGCATAATAGCATTTATTCAAAGTCAGTAGAGTATGAGAAAAAGTCTTTAATAAAAGAAGCGAAGCAAATTATCACTTTAAATAAAGAAAACAACCCCCAACGTATCCAAGAACTGGCACGTATTTATGATACGAACATGCTGATTATTGAAAAAGGGCAAAGAACGGAATTCAAGACGAATCACGATAAAATAGATTCACAAAAAGAAAAACAAGTTTTACAACAATTAAAAAGTGACAATAATGCGTATGAATTGGATGCTAAAACAAAAAAATATTGGTTTGGTTATCGTAAAGATGATACGACGTTATTGATTAATGGCACTTTTGACATGGTTTACGAATTACAATTACAATTTTGGAAGTATTTAATTTTGGTTGGTATGTTGATCATTGCACTCCTCTTTTTTACAGTACGTTATATCAACCGGACGTATATCCAACCGATTAATGAAGTCTCGTATGCTGCTTCACTTCTCACTGACGGTAACTATCGAGTGAGAGTGCCTGAGAGTAGTGTTAAAGAAATGAGAGAGCTTTATGTAACAATTAATGTTTTAGCACGAAGATTAGAACAACTGAACAGTGATCAAAAGATTCAACGCAATCGTTTAGTTACAACGCTCGAAAATATCCCGAGTGCAGTTTTAATGATAGATAAAAGCGGGAAAATTGTGGTAGCCAATCAAACCTACTATACAATTTTTAATGAGTCACATAATGTTGAAAACCAAGATTATGAGAAATATCTACATCCAACATTGAAAAAACTCGTTGTAGAGGGTTTTCGAACTGAAAAAGCGGTATATAAACAAGTTGAAATCTTAATCAATCATATTCATCAGAAATTTTTCGATACTTCATGCGTGCCTATTTTGTCTCGAACAAAAAAACATTTACAAGGGATGGTTATTGTACTTCATGATATTACGCAGCTCAAGAAACTTGAAAATTTAAGAAGAGACTTCGTAGCCAATGTATCCCATGAACTCAAAACACCGATCACGTCTATGAAAGGTTTTACAGAGACATTGATTGAAGGCGCGAAAAATGATGAAGCATCTTTGGATATGTTTCTCAATATTATTTTGAAAGAGTCAAATCGAATTCAATCTTTAGTCGAAGATTTACTTGATTTATCTAAAATTGAGCAAAATACGACGATAGAAAAACATCGAATTGATCTTTCTGAAGTCGCAAAGTCTTCTTTTTCTGTTATAGAACATATTGCCAATGAAAAATCGATACGCTTAGTTGATGAAATTGAACCACATATTTTTGCGATGGCAGATGAAGGTAAAATTTCACAAGTGATTGTCAATTTAATGACAAATGCCGTCAATTATTCTCCAGAAGACAGTACTGTGAGATTATTAGTCTATCAAGATGACATGCATCCGGTTATCGAAGTCATTGATCAAGGTATTGGAATTGGTGAAGAAGAAAAATATCGTATTTTTGAAAGATTTTATCGCGTCGATAAAGCGCGTAGTCGAGAGTCCGGTGGCACAGGTTTAGGACTGTCGATTACTAAACACATTGTTGAATCCTATCAAGGAAGTATTGAAGTAGAGTCAGAATTAGGTAAAGGCTCGAAATTTAAAGTTGTTTTGCCTGAGTAA
- a CDS encoding citrate synthase: MAELMRGLEGVIAAETKISSIIDSQLTYAGYDIDDLTENAQFEEVVFLLWNYRLPTEQELSELKEKLFKYMTLNPRMYSHFEEYTTDEVHPMTALRTSVSYLAHFDENADDNGEEALQERAIRIQAKIASLVASFARVRDGKQPVKPDASLSYAANFLYMLRGEKPTDVEVEGFNKALILHADHELNASAFTARCAVSSLSDMYSGITAAVGSLKGPLHGGANERVMKMLTEIGSIDNVEPYLEKAFKNKDKIMGFGHRVYKNGDPRAKYLKEMSRKITDETGQSDLYKMSVKIADIMKEEKGLLPNVDFYSATVYHSMGIEHDLFTPIFAVSRTSGWTAHILEQLRDNRIMRPRATYVGEVDRKYVPIQER; encoded by the coding sequence ATGGCAGAATTAATGAGAGGTCTTGAAGGGGTAATCGCTGCTGAAACAAAAATCAGCTCAATTATTGACAGTCAATTAACTTATGCAGGTTATGATATTGATGACCTGACAGAAAACGCACAATTTGAAGAGGTTGTTTTCTTATTGTGGAATTATCGATTACCTACAGAACAAGAATTATCTGAATTAAAAGAAAAGTTATTTAAGTATATGACTTTAAATCCAAGAATGTACAGTCATTTTGAAGAATATACAACAGATGAAGTACATCCAATGACGGCATTGCGCACATCAGTTTCTTATCTCGCTCATTTTGATGAAAATGCGGACGATAATGGGGAAGAAGCATTACAAGAAAGAGCGATTCGAATTCAAGCAAAAATTGCGTCACTTGTTGCATCATTTGCTCGAGTAAGAGATGGGAAACAACCTGTAAAACCGGATGCATCGTTAAGCTATGCGGCAAACTTTTTATACATGTTACGCGGTGAAAAACCAACAGATGTTGAAGTTGAAGGTTTCAATAAAGCGTTAATTTTACACGCTGATCACGAATTAAATGCGTCTGCTTTCACAGCGCGATGTGCCGTATCATCATTATCTGATATGTATTCAGGTATCACTGCAGCAGTTGGTTCACTTAAAGGACCTTTACACGGTGGAGCGAATGAACGTGTAATGAAGATGTTAACAGAAATCGGCTCTATCGATAATGTGGAACCTTATTTAGAAAAAGCATTTAAAAACAAAGATAAAATTATGGGATTTGGTCATCGTGTTTATAAAAATGGTGATCCACGTGCCAAATATTTAAAAGAAATGAGTCGAAAAATTACCGACGAAACAGGCCAAAGTGATCTTTACAAAATGTCAGTTAAAATTGCTGATATTATGAAAGAAGAAAAAGGCCTTCTCCCAAATGTAGACTTCTATAGTGCGACTGTTTATCATAGTATGGGGATAGAACATGATCTCTTTACACCTATCTTTGCAGTCAGTCGTACTTCAGGGTGGACTGCACATATTTTAGAACAACTTAGAGATAATAGAATTATGCGTCCACGTGCAACTTATGTTGGTGAAGTTGATCGTAAATATGTTCCAATTCAAGAACGCTAA
- the polA gene encoding DNA polymerase I: MDKLILIDGNSLSFRAFYALPLLKNKAGIHTNAVYGFARLLEKILKEEQPTHFLVAFDAGKTTFRHDTYKEYKGGRQKTPPELSEQLPYIRQLLDAYQIKRYELENYEADDIIGTLSQAADEAGMQTIIITGDRDLTQLATENVTIYYTKKGVTDVDHYTPAFISEKYNGLTPKQIIDLKGLMGDTSDNIPGVAGVGEKTAIKLLNQFDTVEGVYAHLDDVSGKKLKEKLENSREDALMSKQLATINCESPITVTLNDVKRPQEIDESEKVSLFKTLEFRQLLEEIDIETTQAIPSKEFKVTQDISKLDLARLKEAAIHVEVAGPNYLKDDLLTFGLFDGQNYFVIPFNQLKEHSDLVQWLEDEETEKWVYDAKKTYIAMKRNEIAIQNIRFDVMLASYIIDPSRTIDDIASVVSHFKRTYVKDDIAIYGKGKSYHVPEEEILYAHIASILNAIHEVQPQMMEILEAHQQTALLSEIELPLASILSEMEAVGIYTDVETLKNMEQDLQAQLDDLIQAIHDLAGESFNINSPKQLGVILFEKLKLPIIKKTKTGYSTAVDVLEKLQGEHPIIEYILTYRTLSKLQSTYVEGLQKVIWDDQRIHTRFNQTLAQTGRLSSVDPNLQNIPIRLEEGRKIRKAFKSTHDDYVILAADYSQIELRVLAHITGDPTLQKAFIDKEDVHMTTAMKVFNVDADQVTSMMRRQAKAVNFGIVYGISDYGLSQNLGISRKEAQRFIDDYLNHFPGVKDYMDNIVQDAKQNGYVETLLKRRRYIPDITSRNFNKRGFAERTAMNSPIQGSAADIIKLAMVNFDKKVRETEFNAKLLLQVHDELIFEVPKDEVEAFSKFVEDIMANALELDVPLSVESDYGRTWYDAK, from the coding sequence GTGGATAAACTCATATTAATAGATGGTAATAGTCTAAGTTTTAGAGCATTTTATGCCTTGCCATTATTAAAAAATAAAGCTGGCATTCATACAAATGCCGTCTATGGCTTTGCACGATTATTAGAAAAGATTTTAAAAGAAGAACAGCCGACTCATTTTTTAGTTGCGTTTGATGCTGGAAAAACGACATTTAGACATGACACGTATAAAGAATATAAAGGAGGTCGTCAAAAAACACCGCCTGAGCTCAGCGAACAGTTACCTTATATTCGTCAACTGCTAGATGCCTATCAAATCAAGCGGTACGAGTTAGAAAATTACGAGGCTGATGATATTATCGGTACCTTGAGTCAAGCTGCTGATGAAGCAGGTATGCAAACCATTATTATTACAGGAGATCGCGATTTGACTCAATTAGCGACAGAGAATGTCACAATTTACTATACCAAAAAAGGGGTTACGGATGTCGATCACTATACACCGGCCTTTATTTCAGAAAAATATAATGGATTAACGCCTAAGCAAATTATAGATTTAAAAGGATTGATGGGAGATACATCAGATAATATTCCTGGTGTTGCTGGTGTAGGTGAAAAAACAGCAATCAAGCTTTTAAATCAATTCGATACAGTTGAAGGTGTTTATGCACATCTTGATGACGTGTCTGGTAAAAAGTTAAAAGAGAAACTTGAAAACAGTCGTGAAGATGCATTAATGAGTAAGCAATTAGCAACCATCAATTGTGAAAGCCCGATTACAGTGACATTAAATGATGTCAAACGACCACAAGAAATCGACGAGTCTGAAAAAGTGTCACTATTTAAAACACTAGAATTTCGACAACTATTAGAAGAAATCGATATTGAAACAACTCAAGCTATTCCGTCAAAAGAATTTAAAGTCACACAAGATATTTCCAAATTAGATTTAGCTCGATTAAAAGAAGCGGCCATTCATGTTGAGGTTGCAGGGCCTAATTATTTAAAAGATGATTTACTCACATTTGGCTTATTTGATGGACAAAATTATTTTGTCATCCCATTTAATCAGTTAAAAGAACATTCAGACTTAGTCCAATGGTTAGAAGATGAAGAGACTGAAAAGTGGGTCTATGATGCGAAAAAAACATATATCGCAATGAAACGAAATGAGATTGCAATTCAAAATATTCGCTTTGATGTGATGCTGGCAAGTTATATCATTGATCCTTCTAGAACGATAGATGACATTGCTTCGGTTGTATCTCATTTTAAACGTACTTATGTAAAAGACGACATTGCTATTTACGGTAAAGGAAAATCATATCACGTACCAGAAGAGGAAATTTTGTATGCGCATATTGCTTCTATTTTAAATGCAATTCATGAAGTCCAACCTCAAATGATGGAAATTTTAGAGGCACACCAACAAACAGCACTGTTATCTGAAATTGAACTCCCACTCGCTTCAATATTAAGTGAAATGGAAGCGGTAGGGATTTATACAGATGTCGAAACATTAAAAAATATGGAGCAAGATTTACAAGCGCAATTGGATGATTTGATTCAAGCGATTCATGACCTTGCAGGTGAGTCCTTTAATATTAATTCACCCAAACAGTTAGGTGTCATTTTATTTGAAAAATTAAAGTTACCGATTATTAAAAAGACGAAGACAGGTTATTCCACAGCGGTCGATGTTCTTGAAAAGCTTCAAGGTGAACATCCGATTATCGAATATATTTTAACTTATCGCACACTTTCTAAATTACAGTCGACATACGTCGAAGGTTTACAAAAAGTGATTTGGGATGATCAAAGAATTCATACGCGTTTTAATCAAACACTTGCACAGACAGGTCGACTGTCATCTGTCGATCCGAACTTGCAAAATATTCCAATTCGCTTGGAAGAAGGTCGAAAAATACGTAAAGCGTTTAAATCGACCCATGATGATTACGTTATTTTAGCAGCGGATTATTCTCAAATTGAATTACGTGTTTTAGCACATATTACAGGAGATCCGACTTTACAAAAAGCATTTATCGATAAAGAAGATGTTCATATGACGACAGCGATGAAAGTGTTTAATGTGGATGCAGATCAAGTAACGTCGATGATGAGAAGACAAGCGAAAGCTGTTAATTTTGGAATCGTTTATGGCATTAGCGATTACGGCTTAAGTCAAAATTTGGGTATTAGCCGAAAAGAAGCGCAACGATTTATCGATGATTATTTGAACCATTTTCCTGGCGTGAAAGATTATATGGATAATATTGTTCAAGATGCGAAACAAAATGGTTACGTAGAAACGCTTCTAAAACGTAGAAGATATATTCCGGATATTACGAGTCGGAACTTTAATAAGCGAGGTTTCGCGGAACGAACTGCGATGAACTCTCCAATTCAAGGTAGTGCGGCAGATATTATTAAATTGGCCATGGTTAATTTTGATAAAAAAGTTCGTGAAACTGAATTTAATGCCAAATTATTATTACAAGTGCACGATGAGCTTATTTTTGAAGTTCCGAAAGATGAAGTGGAAGCATTTAGTAAATTTGTTGAAGATATTATGGCAAATGCGTTAGAATTGGATGTTCCATTAAGTGTAGAATCAGATTATGGACGTACATGGTATGATGCTAAATAG
- the pfkA gene encoding 6-phosphofructokinase → MKKIAVLTSGGDSPGMNAAIRAVVRKAIYHDIEVYGVYQGYQGLINDDIRKLELGTVGDTIQRGGTFLYSARCPEFKEKEVRQKGIENLKKRGIEGLVVIGGDGSYRGAQRISEECKEIQTIGIPGTIDNDINGTDFTIGFDTALNTIIESVDKIRDTASSHARTFIIEVMGRNCGDLALWSGLAVGAETIILPETKVDIQDIAEKIQKGIDRGKKHSIIIVAEGCMTGQACAGELTKFINVDARVSVLGHIQRGGSPTGVDRVLASRLGGFAVELLMDGETAKGVGIKDNRLTATDFDTIFNSTEHQINQHMLELTKELSI, encoded by the coding sequence ATGAAAAAAATTGCAGTTTTAACGAGTGGTGGAGATTCTCCAGGGATGAATGCAGCAATTCGTGCTGTAGTAAGAAAAGCGATTTATCATGATATTGAAGTGTATGGTGTTTATCAAGGATATCAAGGCCTTATCAATGATGATATTCGCAAATTAGAGCTTGGTACTGTGGGTGATACAATTCAACGTGGTGGAACTTTCTTATATTCAGCACGTTGCCCAGAATTTAAAGAAAAAGAAGTACGTCAAAAAGGAATTGAGAATCTTAAAAAACGAGGCATTGAAGGGCTTGTTGTCATTGGCGGTGATGGTAGTTACCGTGGTGCGCAACGTATTAGTGAAGAATGTAAAGAAATCCAAACGATTGGAATTCCAGGTACGATTGATAATGACATTAATGGTACTGACTTTACAATTGGATTTGATACAGCACTAAATACTATTATAGAGTCTGTCGATAAGATTCGTGATACCGCTTCAAGTCATGCGCGTACATTTATCATAGAAGTTATGGGACGAAATTGTGGTGACCTTGCTTTATGGTCTGGATTAGCAGTAGGGGCTGAAACAATTATCTTACCTGAAACAAAAGTTGATATTCAAGACATTGCTGAAAAAATCCAAAAAGGGATCGATAGAGGTAAAAAGCATTCCATTATCATTGTTGCAGAAGGTTGTATGACAGGCCAAGCATGTGCTGGTGAATTGACAAAATTCATCAATGTAGACGCACGTGTATCTGTATTAGGACACATTCAACGTGGGGGTAGCCCTACCGGTGTTGACCGTGTACTCGCTTCTAGATTAGGTGGCTTTGCTGTTGAGCTTCTTATGGATGGTGAAACAGCGAAAGGCGTTGGTATTAAAGATAACCGCCTTACAGCGACAGATTTTGATACAATTTTCAATTCAACTGAGCATCAAATTAATCAACACATGTTAGAATTAACTAAAGAATTATCTATTTAA
- the icd gene encoding NADP-dependent isocitrate dehydrogenase, which produces MSEKIVKTDNGLQVPNQPIIPFIIGDGIGPDIWKAASRVIDAAVEKAYSGEKSISWKEVLAGQKAYDQTGEWLPSETLDTIKEYLIAIKGPLTTPIGGGIRSLNVALRQELDLFTCLRPVRWFQGVPSPVKRPQDTDMVIFRENTEDIYAGIEFKEGTDEVKKVIDFLQNEMGAKNIRFPETSGIGIKPVSKEGTERLVRAAIQYALDNQRKSVTLVHKGNIMKFTEGAFKQWGYDLAEKEFGDQVFTWQQYDRLVDEKGKDEANRIQDQAEKDGKIIIKDSIADIFLQQILTRPADHDVVATMNLNGDYISDALAAQVGGIGIAPGANINYESGHAIFEATHGTAPKYADLDKVNPSSVLLSGVLMLEHLGWQEAADLITQAVEKTIASKVVTYDFARLMEGATEVKTSEFADELIKNL; this is translated from the coding sequence ATGAGTGAAAAGATCGTAAAAACGGATAATGGTTTACAAGTTCCTAATCAACCTATCATTCCATTTATTATTGGTGACGGTATCGGACCTGATATTTGGAAAGCAGCGAGTCGTGTGATTGATGCAGCTGTAGAAAAAGCATATTCTGGAGAAAAATCAATTTCATGGAAAGAAGTGCTCGCAGGTCAAAAAGCATATGATCAAACAGGAGAATGGTTACCTTCTGAAACGCTCGATACAATCAAAGAATACTTGATAGCGATTAAAGGACCTTTAACAACACCAATCGGCGGTGGTATCCGTTCATTGAATGTTGCATTACGTCAAGAATTGGATTTATTTACATGTCTACGCCCAGTACGTTGGTTCCAAGGCGTGCCATCACCAGTGAAACGTCCACAAGATACAGACATGGTCATCTTCCGTGAAAACACTGAAGATATTTATGCAGGTATCGAATTCAAAGAAGGTACAGATGAAGTTAAAAAAGTAATTGATTTCTTACAAAATGAAATGGGTGCAAAAAATATTCGCTTCCCTGAAACTTCTGGTATTGGTATTAAGCCTGTATCAAAAGAAGGAACTGAACGTTTAGTACGTGCTGCGATTCAATACGCTTTGGACAATCAACGCAAATCTGTAACACTTGTGCATAAAGGGAACATTATGAAATTTACTGAAGGTGCCTTTAAACAATGGGGTTACGATTTGGCAGAAAAAGAATTTGGTGATCAAGTCTTCACATGGCAACAATATGACCGCTTAGTTGATGAAAAAGGTAAAGATGAAGCTAATCGTATTCAAGATCAAGCTGAAAAAGACGGTAAAATTATTATTAAAGACTCTATTGCAGACATTTTCTTACAACAAATTTTAACACGTCCAGCTGACCATGATGTTGTGGCAACAATGAATTTAAATGGGGACTATATTTCTGATGCGCTTGCTGCACAAGTTGGAGGTATCGGTATTGCGCCAGGCGCAAACATCAACTATGAATCTGGTCACGCTATTTTCGAAGCAACGCACGGAACAGCGCCAAAATATGCAGACTTAGATAAAGTTAATCCTTCTTCTGTATTATTATCAGGTGTATTAATGTTAGAACATTTAGGTTGGCAAGAAGCTGCGGATTTAATTACACAAGCAGTTGAAAAAACAATTGCTTCTAAAGTTGTAACTTATGATTTTGCACGCTTAATGGAAGGTGCAACTGAAGTTAAAACATCTGAATTTGCAGACGAATTAATTAAAAATCTTTAA
- the pyk gene encoding pyruvate kinase, with protein MKKTKIVCTIGPASESEDMLEKLMKAGMNVARLNFSHGSHDEHAARIRSIRKVAKKLEKNIGILLDTKGPEIRTHNMKNGAITLEKGSHVTVSMHEVEGTPEKFSVTYEELINDIEIGSFILLDDGLIELEVESIDHAAGEVHCKVLNTGELKNKKGVNLPGVSVNLPGITEKDEEDIRFGIDQEVDFIAASFVRRASDVLEIRRILEEVKNDTISIIPKIENQEGIDNIDEILEVSDGLMVARGDMGVEIPPETVPIVQKDLIRKCNKLGKPVITATQMLDSMQRNPRATRAEASDVANAIYDGTDAVMLSGETAAGAYPEEAVKAMNNIAYAAEQAQDYKKLLSDRTKLVETSLVNAIGVSAAHTALNLKVNAIVAATESGTTARTISKYRPKSDIIAVTPLATTARQCTLVWGVYPVVREGNYTTDELLNNAVATAIETERVEKGDLIIITAGVPTGESGTTNLMKLHLIGEDLANGQGIGRNSAVGRTVVVNDASELEGENLEQAVIVTPSVDEKMVPYLDQAVALVTEEAGLTSSSAILGLEKGIPTVVGVEDVTKNIPSGILVTVDAAQGKVYEGYANVL; from the coding sequence ATGAAAAAAACTAAAATCGTTTGTACGATTGGACCAGCATCAGAATCAGAAGATATGTTAGAAAAGTTAATGAAAGCCGGCATGAATGTGGCACGTTTAAACTTTTCTCATGGCTCTCATGATGAGCATGCAGCACGTATCCGTTCAATTCGTAAAGTAGCGAAAAAGTTAGAAAAAAATATTGGTATTTTACTTGATACGAAAGGACCTGAAATTCGTACGCACAATATGAAAAATGGTGCGATTACTTTAGAAAAAGGTTCACATGTTACAGTAAGTATGCATGAAGTAGAAGGTACACCGGAAAAGTTCTCTGTCACATATGAAGAATTAATCAATGATATTGAAATCGGTTCATTTATTCTATTAGATGACGGATTAATTGAATTAGAAGTTGAATCAATAGATCATGCTGCGGGTGAAGTACACTGTAAAGTTCTTAACACAGGTGAACTTAAAAACAAAAAAGGTGTGAACCTACCGGGCGTGAGTGTGAACTTGCCAGGTATTACTGAAAAAGATGAAGAAGACATCCGCTTTGGTATTGACCAAGAAGTTGACTTTATTGCTGCAAGTTTCGTCAGACGTGCAAGTGACGTTTTAGAAATCCGTAGAATTTTAGAAGAAGTGAAAAACGATACAATCAGTATTATTCCTAAAATTGAAAACCAAGAAGGTATTGATAACATAGATGAAATTCTTGAAGTTTCTGACGGTTTAATGGTTGCCAGAGGTGACATGGGTGTTGAAATTCCACCAGAAACTGTACCAATTGTTCAAAAAGACTTAATCCGTAAATGTAATAAATTAGGTAAACCTGTTATCACTGCAACGCAAATGTTGGATTCAATGCAACGTAATCCACGTGCGACAAGAGCGGAAGCTTCTGACGTTGCCAATGCCATTTATGATGGTACAGATGCGGTTATGTTATCTGGTGAAACAGCTGCAGGTGCTTATCCAGAAGAAGCAGTTAAAGCGATGAATAACATTGCATATGCTGCGGAACAAGCACAAGATTATAAAAAGCTCTTATCAGATCGTACTAAACTTGTAGAAACTTCACTTGTAAATGCAATTGGTGTTTCTGCTGCACACACAGCATTGAACTTAAAAGTCAATGCAATCGTTGCTGCAACTGAAAGTGGTACAACTGCACGTACAATTTCTAAATACAGACCAAAATCAGACATTATTGCAGTGACACCACTTGCGACAACAGCACGTCAATGTACACTTGTTTGGGGTGTTTACCCTGTTGTACGTGAAGGTAACTACACAACTGATGAATTATTAAACAATGCGGTTGCAACAGCCATTGAAACAGAACGTGTTGAAAAAGGCGATTTAATTATCATCACAGCTGGTGTGCCAACAGGTGAATCAGGAACTACAAACTTAATGAAATTACACCTCATCGGTGAAGATTTAGCAAACGGGCAAGGTATCGGACGCAACTCAGCTGTAGGAAGAACAGTAGTTGTGAATGATGCATCAGAATTAGAGGGAGAAAATCTTGAGCAAGCTGTTATCGTAACACCTTCAGTTGATGAAAAAATGGTACCTTATTTAGATCAAGCAGTCGCACTCGTTACAGAAGAAGCAGGTTTAACATCTTCAAGCGCGATTTTAGGTTTAGAAAAAGGTATTCCAACTGTCGTAGGCGTTGAAGACGTAACTAAAAACATTCCAAGTGGTATTTTAGTAACAGTGGATGCTGCACAAGGTAAAGTTTACGAAGGTTATGCTAACGTACTTTAA
- a CDS encoding response regulator transcription factor produces MAQRVLVVDDEQSIVTLLKYNLEQAGYVVEIAQDGEEALQKEKEKKPDLIVLDVMLPKKDGIEVCKTIRSDKNQVPILMLTAKDDEFDRVLGLELGADDYMTKPFSPREVVARVKAILRRSSVVDSVKNEDDDEDIVIGNIRIRPDFFEVYRNDTLLELTPKEFELLLYLVERQGRVITREHMLNSVWNYEFAGDSRIVDVHISHLRDKLEENPKQPQLIKTVRGLGYKLERPK; encoded by the coding sequence ATGGCTCAAAGAGTGCTTGTCGTTGATGATGAACAATCAATCGTAACATTATTAAAATATAATCTTGAGCAAGCGGGGTATGTGGTAGAGATTGCCCAAGATGGTGAGGAAGCATTGCAAAAAGAAAAAGAAAAAAAGCCCGATTTAATTGTTTTAGATGTCATGTTACCTAAAAAAGACGGTATAGAAGTCTGCAAAACGATTCGATCAGATAAAAATCAAGTTCCTATTTTAATGTTAACTGCTAAAGATGACGAATTTGATCGTGTGCTTGGTCTCGAATTAGGTGCAGATGATTATATGACCAAACCATTTTCACCAAGAGAAGTTGTTGCGCGTGTCAAAGCGATTTTGCGTCGTTCATCTGTCGTTGATTCCGTAAAAAATGAAGACGATGATGAAGATATTGTCATTGGAAATATTAGAATTCGTCCAGACTTTTTTGAAGTTTATCGTAATGATACATTACTAGAGTTAACACCTAAGGAATTTGAATTATTATTATATTTAGTCGAACGACAAGGCCGTGTCATTACACGTGAACATATGCTGAATTCAGTTTGGAATTATGAGTTTGCGGGTGATTCTAGAATTGTCGATGTCCATATTAGTCATTTACGTGATAAGCTTGAAGAAAATCCGAAACAGCCCCAGTTGATTAAAACGGTACGTGGTTTAGGGTATAAATTGGAGCGACCAAAATAA